From Saccharibacillus brassicae:
AGCTTTTCCCATTTCTCGCTGTACAGCTTCTTGTTCTTGGAAGTCAGAATCTGTTCCAGTTCCGGCGGGCCGGAAGAGTCGGACAGGCGCACCTGGCCGGCCATGACGGCGCCGATATACTGCCCGTCGATCATGACCGGTACGGCGATATCGATAATGTTGTAATGGCACAGATAGATGTAGGGCTTGTTCGAGCGCACCGCTTCCAGCCCGCCGCGGGAGTCGCATTTCTGGCAGTAGGGCAGCAGGTCTTCGTCCTGGCGGACCGCGTTGCAAAACGATTGGCAGGCGCTGTGCCGCGTAACGGCGTTGCCTTTGTAATCGACGGTCAAGATGGCAAGCTTGGTGACGGAGGCGAGCGAATCCTGGAGACGTTCCCATTTTTCGAGATCGAAAACGGTCTGGATGCTGAGGGGTTCGCCGGTCATGGGAGTTCCTTCTTTCGAAAATGGGATTTTAAATACATGCAGGAACGCATAAAAGCATGTAAGCGATGACAAAAAGATACAACTTTAGACACAAGGACATCAAATTACGATTTCAAATTATAATATATTGCTTGGAAAGTCCACTGTAAACCTTAAAATTGTAGATTATGATGAAAGAAAGCGGCATCAGGATGCGCAATCGAACGTTTACGGCTTTTAAAATCGTATTTTCATATCCTGCTTCCGACCGCAATTCTACGATCAAACAAACCACTATCTGGAGGGATTTAAGATGAGAAAAGCTTTTATCAGTCCGTCGAAATATGTGCAAGGCGAAAATGAACTGCTCAACCTCGGTTACTTTGTCGGTTCGTTCGGCAAATCGGCTCTGCTGATCGCTCACCCGGACGACGCGGCGCGAGTGAAAGACAAGTTGGACGCGACCGCAGCCAAATTCGGAATCTCGTTCGTTGAGAGCGGTTTCATGGGCGAATGTTCGCGTCAGGAAGTCGCGCGCCTGCAGCAGATCGCCGAAGAGAACAACTGCGACTGCGTGATCGGCCTCGGCGGGGGCAAAGCGATCGACGCCGCCAAATGCGTAGCCCAGGGCGAAGCGCTGATCATCTGCCCGACGATCGCCGCGACCGACGCACCGACGAGCCACTCGGCTGTGCTGTATACGCCGGAAGGCGCTTTTGACGACTACGCGTACTTCAAACAGAGCCCGAGCGTGGTACTGGTCGACACGACCGTTATCGCCAACGCGCCGACGAGATTCCTCGTATCCGGCATGGGCGACGCGCTGTCCACGTACTTCGAAGCCCGCGCGACGTCCCGTTCATACTCGAAAGTAAACGCGGGTCTGCCGAGCGGCGCGAGAGAAGGCAAAACGGCTCCGGCGATCGGCACGAACGCTGCGATGGCGCTGGCCACGCTGTGCTACGAAATGCTGCTCAAAGACGGCGTCAAAGCGAAAGCGGCCTGCGACGCGAACGTCGTGACCCAGGCGCTCGAAAATATCGTCGAGACGAACATCCTGCTGTCGGGACTCGGTTTCGAAAGCGGCGGCCTGGCCGGCGCGCACGCTATCCACGACGGCCTGACGATTCTCGAAGAAGCGCATCATTATTTCCACGGCGAAAAAGTCGCGTTCGGTACGATCGCCCAGCTCGTGCTGGAGAACGCGCCGACCGAAGAACTCAACCAGGTCATGGACTTCTGTCTGGACGTCGGCCTGCCGGTCTGCCTGGCGGATATCGGCGTGAAGTCGATCACCCGCGAACAGCTGATGCAAATCGCGGAGAAGGCATGCATCCCGGAAGAATCGATTCACGCCATGCCTTTCCCGGTTACGGTAGAAGAAGTGGCGGCAGCCGTGCAGACGGCGGACCGGATCGGCAGCGCGTACAAAGCGGCCAGAGGTCTGTAAGCTATCTATAGAGGAGGGTTTTGTTTTGAAAAAAGTAATCAACAAACCGGAAGATCTGGTCATGGAGATGGGCAGCGGTCTAGCGCTGGCCCATCCCGAGCTGGAGTTCGTGCAAAAATATAAGATTATCCAGAAAAAGCAGCTTAACGCGGACAAAGTGACGCTGATCAGCGGCGGCGGCAGCGGCCACGAACCGGCGCACGCCGGCTTCGTCGGCAAAGGCATGCTGGATGCGGCGGTCTGCGGCGACGTGTTCGCTTCGCCGTCCCAGATCCAGATCTACCAGGCGATCAAATCGACCGCCGGCAATAAGGGCGCGCTGCTCATCATCAAAAACTACAGCGGCGACATCATGAACTTCAAAAACGCGTCCCATCTGGCCAGCGAAGACGGCATCGAAGTCGATTACGTTCGCGTCGACGACGATATCGCGGTCGAAGACAGCCTCTACACGGTAGGACGCCGCGGCGTGGCGGGCACCGTGCTCGTGCACAAGATTGCAGGCGCCGCGGCCGAAGAAGGCCGCAGCCTGGCCGAAGTCAAAGCGGCGGCGGAGAAAGCCGCGGCGAATGTGCGCAGCATCGGCTTCGCGCTGACGTCGTGCACCGTGCCGGCGAAAGGCACGCCGACGTTCAAGCTCGGCGAAGACGAGATCGAATACGGCGTGGGCATCCACGGCGAACCGGGCATCCGCCGCGAGAAGATGGCGACGGCCGACCAACTGGCCGCCCATACGGTCACGGACCTGCTGCGCGATATGAAGCTCGAAGGCGGCGAAGGCGAAGAAATCGCCCTGCTGATCAACGGCTTCGGCGCGACGCCGCTGCAGGAACTGTATCTGTTCAATCACGCGGTCACGCGCGAATTGACGGAGAAGAACGTCAAGATCAACCGCACGTTCGTCGGCAACTACATGACGAGCATCGATATGGCGGGCATGTCGGTCACGTTCATGAAGCTGGACGACGAACTCAAGGAACTGCTGTCGCGCGAAAGCGATACGCCGGCGTTCAAAGTGTCCGGTCCGGTCGTGCAGCCGGCTTATGAGGAGCTGCGCCGCTCCGGCGCGGACGACGTGTCCGATTCGGCTTCGTTCACGGTCGAGACGCCGGCGGAATATGCCCGGGTGTCCGGCGGCAAGATGACCCGCGACAACGTCGTGTACGTGATCGACAAGATGAGCGAGATCATCATCGAGAACGAAATCCCGTTCTGCGAACTGGATTCGCAGGCCGGCGACGGCGACTTCGGCATGAGCGTCGCCAAAGGCTTCAAGCAGCTCAAGCGCGAATGGAAAGAAATTCTGTCGCACGAAGACCGTTCGATCGGCGGCTTCCTGAACGAGTGCTCGCTCGTCATTATGGAATACTGCGGCGGCGCTTCCGGGCCGATCTGGGGTTCCGCGTTCCGCGCGGCCGGACGT
This genomic window contains:
- a CDS encoding glycerol dehydrogenase encodes the protein MRKAFISPSKYVQGENELLNLGYFVGSFGKSALLIAHPDDAARVKDKLDATAAKFGISFVESGFMGECSRQEVARLQQIAEENNCDCVIGLGGGKAIDAAKCVAQGEALIICPTIAATDAPTSHSAVLYTPEGAFDDYAYFKQSPSVVLVDTTVIANAPTRFLVSGMGDALSTYFEARATSRSYSKVNAGLPSGAREGKTAPAIGTNAAMALATLCYEMLLKDGVKAKAACDANVVTQALENIVETNILLSGLGFESGGLAGAHAIHDGLTILEEAHHYFHGEKVAFGTIAQLVLENAPTEELNQVMDFCLDVGLPVCLADIGVKSITREQLMQIAEKACIPEESIHAMPFPVTVEEVAAAVQTADRIGSAYKAARGL
- the dhaK gene encoding dihydroxyacetone kinase subunit DhaK produces the protein MKKVINKPEDLVMEMGSGLALAHPELEFVQKYKIIQKKQLNADKVTLISGGGSGHEPAHAGFVGKGMLDAAVCGDVFASPSQIQIYQAIKSTAGNKGALLIIKNYSGDIMNFKNASHLASEDGIEVDYVRVDDDIAVEDSLYTVGRRGVAGTVLVHKIAGAAAEEGRSLAEVKAAAEKAAANVRSIGFALTSCTVPAKGTPTFKLGEDEIEYGVGIHGEPGIRREKMATADQLAAHTVTDLLRDMKLEGGEGEEIALLINGFGATPLQELYLFNHAVTRELTEKNVKINRTFVGNYMTSIDMAGMSVTFMKLDDELKELLSRESDTPAFKVSGPVVQPAYEELRRSGADDVSDSASFTVETPAEYARVSGGKMTRDNVVYVIDKMSEIIIENEIPFCELDSQAGDGDFGMSVAKGFKQLKREWKEILSHEDRSIGGFLNECSLVIMEYCGGASGPIWGSAFRAAGRSAGDRTELDVAGFAELLQAAVAGIQSTGERSFGRGAVVGDKTLIDALVPCADAWTASAAAGDDVKTAFAKGAEAAVAGAKKTEEIVARMGRAGTVGERSIGYPDAGAHALGVIFTQLSDSLK